The nucleotide window ACGGGCGCGCGGCTCCTGCGACGGCAACAGCCACGGCGCTCAGGCGAGCTGAGCAAAGATGGACGGATTGTAGGGATCAACGCGGGATCAAAACAGAGCGCGGATACGAGAATTCGCCTGCCAGGACCGCCCCGCCGACAATTCCGCCCCCCACGGAAAATCACTTGATCAAGTGAACGCAAAGGGGTCGGGTGGACGCACGCCATTGATTCCGGATGCGGGTGTGGCTGCTGTGGCGGAGGCGCGTTCGGAGAGTGGAGGCAGGTTCGGCCGATGCCGTGAGGGGGCTCCGGGGTGGGCCGCGGTGGTGGGGCGCCGTGGGGCGCCGTGGGGGGCCGCTGTGGTCGGGCGCGGCGGCCGGCGGGGCGTTGCGGGGCGGGCGGGTCGCGGCTGCGGGCGGACGGGTGGAGGCCCGGCTACGGGGCCGGACGGAGGGTGGCCGGCTCCGGGGCCGGACGAGGGGGCCGGGGCGGACGGAAAAAGCCCTCGCGGCGGGGTGCCGGAGGGCTTCAGCGGGCTTCGGGTGGACGCGGTGCGGGCGCGGGTACGGCGCGGCCGGGGCGGGACGGGCGGGGGCCGTTTCGGCGGTCGCCCGGGCCCCGTGGTCCCGGGGTCAGGGGAGCGTGATCGCCGGGGTCGTCGGCCAGCTCATCCGGATGACGCCGCCGGTGGGTCCTTCGATCACCTCGACGTCGTCGACGAGCCCGCTGATCACCGCGAGCCCCATCTCGACCTCCTCCCCGGCCTCCTCGCCCGCCGGAGCGGGTGCCGGACGGCCGGAGGTCTCCCCCTCCGCGCGGGCCGCGGGAACGGTCGGCGCGGTCGGGATCTCGTCGCCCACCGCGATGGAGAACTTCTTCTCCTCCTCGGTCAGCACCACCCGTACCGGCAACTCGACCCCGTTGAGCCGGTGCAGCCCGACGGCGCGGGTGCACGCCTCGCCGACGGCCAGCCGGACCTCGTCGAGCACGGCCTCGTCCACCCCGGCGCGGCGCGCCACCGCCGCCGCGACCAGACGGGCGGTGCGGACGTGCTCGGGCAGGGCGCTGAAGCGCAGTTCAACGGTGGCCATGGCCTCCCCCTCGGACTTTCGGGCGTACGTCGGACAGGGGCCCGGGCACCCTGGCCGGGCCCGGCTCCCCGTTCCCGGGCGAACCAACTGGTCGGCGCGGGGCCGTCAGTCGGTCGCCGAGACGGCCGCCTCGACCGAGTCGTGGATGGGGAACACCTTGGTCAGACCGGTGATCCGGAAAATCTTCAGAATGCGCTCCTGGTTGCAGACCAGGCGCAGCGAGCCCTCGTGGGCACGCACCCGCTTGAGCCCGCCGACCAGCACACCGAGGCCGGTGGAGTCGAGGAAGTCCACGCCCTCCATGTCCACGACCAGGTGGTAGCTGCCGTCGTTGACGAGCTCGACCAGCTGCTCCCGCAGCTTGGGCGCGGTGTACACATCAATCTCGCCACCGACCTCGACGACCGTGCGGTCGCCGCCCGGACCGGAAACAGTGCGAGTCGAAAGGGACAGGTCCACGGATCCTCCAGCACCTTGCATCGAGCGGTCGCCACCTGGGGTCTCCCCCGCCGCAGGTAAAGGTAGGGGATGGATCGGCAGCCGCGTTGGCATTCAATCACTTACCGGCGGGCGCGCACGACGCCTTACGGCGATTGTCCGTCACG belongs to Streptantibioticus cattleyicolor NRRL 8057 = DSM 46488 and includes:
- a CDS encoding ATP-binding protein, whose amino-acid sequence is MATVELRFSALPEHVRTARLVAAAVARRAGVDEAVLDEVRLAVGEACTRAVGLHRLNGVELPVRVVLTEEEKKFSIAVGDEIPTAPTVPAARAEGETSGRPAPAPAGEEAGEEVEMGLAVISGLVDDVEVIEGPTGGVIRMSWPTTPAITLP
- a CDS encoding STAS domain-containing protein yields the protein MDLSLSTRTVSGPGGDRTVVEVGGEIDVYTAPKLREQLVELVNDGSYHLVVDMEGVDFLDSTGLGVLVGGLKRVRAHEGSLRLVCNQERILKIFRITGLTKVFPIHDSVEAAVSATD